In one Trichlorobacter lovleyi SZ genomic region, the following are encoded:
- a CDS encoding bifunctional nitrogenase iron-molybdenum cofactor biosynthesis protein NifEN — protein MAKPDYYDVEDCSTHEKGAPKFCKKSEPGEGTERSCAYDGARVVLMPVTDAIHLVHGPIACAGNSWDNRGARSSGSQLYRRGFTTEMLENDVIFGGEKKLYKAIIDLAERYPEAKGMFVYATCVTAMTGDDIESVCKAAQEKVSIPLVPVNTPGFIGDKNIGNRLAGEILFKQVIGTAEPPTLGEYPINLIGEYNIAGDLWGMLPLFDRLGIQILSCFSGDAKFEELRYAHRAKLNIIICSKSLTNLAKKMQKTYGMPYLEESFYGMTDIAKALRNIAIALDDAVNGLEKRIMQDRVEQLLEEEEAKCRERLAPYRARLEGKRAVLFTGGVKTWSMVNALRELGVEILAAGTQNSTLEDFYRMKALMHKDARIIEDTSTAGLLGVMKEKMPDLIVAGGKTKFLALKTKTPFLDINHGRSHPYAGYEGMVTFAKQLDLTVNNPIWTLLNSPEPWETDATPLVNAARSHAATYLAEDLAASRVAVPKKAATVNPQKNSPALGATLAYLGIDQMLGLLHGAQGCSTFIRLQLSRHFKESIALNATAMSEDSAIFGGWENLKKGIGRVIEKFGPKVVGVMTSGLTETMGDDVRSAIHQFRVEHPEHDQVPIIWASTPDYCGSLQEGYANTVEAILATLPEAGEPIPGQVNLVPGAQLTPADVEELKELIESFGLSVLCVPDIANALDGHIDADVSPLSTGGISVDKIRQAGRSIATLYVGDSLARAASQLEERLGIPAYGFTSLTGMAETDHFMSTLSAISGKAIPEKQQRWRSRLADALVDSHYQFGNKKVAIALEADHLKGMTRFLAGMGCQIQAALAATRTRGLDSLPCNNVFVGDLEDLETAAVGADLLVANSNGRQAAAKLKIGAHLRTGLPVFDRLGAHQKMWVGYRGTLNLVFEVANLFQANAKDAQKLAHN, from the coding sequence ATGGCAAAACCTGACTACTACGACGTTGAAGACTGTTCCACCCACGAAAAGGGTGCTCCAAAGTTCTGTAAAAAATCCGAGCCTGGCGAGGGAACCGAACGTTCCTGCGCCTATGACGGCGCCCGGGTAGTGTTGATGCCGGTGACCGACGCGATTCACCTGGTGCATGGCCCGATCGCCTGCGCCGGCAACTCCTGGGACAACCGGGGGGCCCGTTCATCCGGCTCACAACTGTACCGCCGTGGTTTCACCACCGAGATGCTGGAAAACGATGTGATCTTTGGTGGTGAGAAGAAGCTGTACAAGGCGATCATTGATCTGGCCGAACGCTACCCTGAAGCAAAAGGGATGTTCGTCTACGCCACCTGCGTCACCGCCATGACCGGTGATGATATTGAATCGGTCTGCAAGGCAGCCCAGGAAAAGGTCAGCATCCCGCTGGTGCCGGTCAACACCCCCGGCTTTATCGGCGACAAGAACATCGGCAACCGCCTGGCTGGTGAAATTCTGTTCAAACAGGTGATCGGTACGGCAGAGCCACCAACGCTGGGTGAATATCCGATCAACCTGATCGGCGAATACAACATCGCCGGTGACCTGTGGGGGATGCTGCCGCTGTTTGACCGGCTGGGTATCCAGATCCTCTCCTGTTTTTCCGGCGATGCCAAGTTTGAGGAGCTGCGCTACGCCCACCGGGCCAAGCTGAACATTATCATCTGCTCCAAGAGCCTGACCAACCTGGCCAAGAAGATGCAAAAGACCTACGGCATGCCGTATCTGGAAGAGTCGTTCTACGGCATGACCGATATTGCCAAGGCGCTGCGCAACATCGCCATTGCCCTGGATGACGCAGTCAACGGTCTTGAAAAGCGGATCATGCAGGATCGGGTGGAGCAGCTGCTGGAGGAGGAAGAGGCAAAGTGCCGCGAGCGGCTGGCCCCCTACCGCGCCCGACTGGAAGGGAAGCGGGCCGTGCTGTTCACCGGCGGGGTCAAGACCTGGTCCATGGTCAATGCCCTGCGTGAGCTGGGGGTAGAGATCCTGGCTGCCGGAACCCAGAACTCCACCCTTGAAGACTTCTACCGGATGAAGGCCTTGATGCACAAGGATGCCAGGATCATTGAAGACACCTCCACCGCCGGTCTGCTGGGGGTGATGAAAGAAAAGATGCCGGATCTGATTGTAGCTGGCGGCAAGACCAAGTTTCTGGCCTTAAAGACCAAGACGCCGTTCCTTGACATCAACCATGGCCGCTCCCACCCCTATGCCGGGTATGAGGGGATGGTGACCTTTGCAAAACAGCTGGACCTGACCGTTAACAACCCGATCTGGACGCTGCTGAACAGCCCGGAACCGTGGGAGACCGATGCAACCCCGCTGGTAAATGCTGCCCGCAGCCATGCTGCCACCTATCTGGCAGAGGATCTGGCTGCATCACGGGTAGCAGTGCCGAAAAAGGCTGCCACGGTCAACCCACAAAAAAACTCGCCAGCCCTGGGGGCAACCCTGGCCTATCTGGGAATTGATCAGATGCTGGGGCTGCTGCATGGTGCGCAGGGCTGTTCCACCTTTATCCGGTTGCAGCTCTCCAGGCACTTCAAGGAATCCATCGCCCTGAACGCCACGGCCATGAGCGAAGACAGTGCCATCTTTGGCGGCTGGGAAAACCTGAAAAAAGGGATCGGCCGGGTGATCGAGAAATTCGGTCCCAAGGTGGTGGGGGTGATGACCTCCGGCCTGACCGAGACCATGGGGGATGATGTCCGCTCTGCCATCCACCAGTTCCGTGTGGAGCATCCGGAGCATGACCAGGTACCGATTATCTGGGCCTCAACCCCGGATTACTGCGGCTCATTGCAGGAAGGGTATGCCAACACCGTCGAGGCGATTCTGGCCACCCTGCCGGAGGCTGGTGAACCGATCCCGGGTCAGGTCAACCTGGTGCCGGGGGCGCAATTGACACCGGCAGATGTGGAGGAGCTGAAGGAGCTGATCGAATCATTCGGCCTGAGCGTACTCTGTGTTCCGGACATCGCCAATGCCCTGGATGGCCATATTGATGCCGATGTATCACCCCTTTCCACCGGCGGCATCAGCGTCGACAAGATCAGACAGGCCGGCCGCAGTATCGCCACCCTGTATGTGGGTGATTCACTGGCCAGGGCAGCCAGCCAGCTGGAAGAACGGCTGGGGATTCCGGCCTACGGCTTCACCTCCTTGACCGGCATGGCCGAGACTGACCACTTCATGTCAACCCTGTCAGCCATCAGTGGCAAAGCAATACCGGAGAAACAGCAGCGTTGGAGATCAAGATTGGCTGATGCGCTGGTGGACAGCCACTACCAGTTTGGCAACAAAAAGGTTGCCATCGCCCTTGAGGCCGACCATCTGAAAGGGATGACCCGTTTTCTGGCAGGCATGGGCTGCCAGATCCAGGCTGCCCTGGCAGCCACCCGCACCCGCGGGCTGGACAGCCTGCCCTGTAACAACGTCTTTGTGGGTGACCTTGAGGATCTTGAAACCGCTGCCGTCGGTGCCGACCTGCTGGTGGCCAACTCCAACGGCAGGCAGGCAGCAGCCAAGCTCAAGATCGGCGCCCACCTCAGAACCGGCCTGCCGGTGTTTGACCGGTTGGGGGCGCACCAGAAGATGTGGGTCGGCTATCGCGGTACCCTGAACCTGGTGTTTGAAGTGGCAAACCTGTTCCAGGCCAACGCAAAGGACGCCCAGAAACTGGCACATAACTGA
- a CDS encoding ATP-binding protein produces the protein MTIERASEYLQSLLSELLKLPAETEWVEFKHNNDNPDEIGEYLSALANAAALTGKVHAYLLWGVNNETHEIIGTCFDPAKTKVGNEELESWLLRLLSPKINFRFYPIQAAGKPVVLLEIGAAFRHPVQFKNTEFIRVGSYKKKLKDFPEKERDLWRVFDRIPFEREIAAENVTIDEVLKLLDYPAYFDLLSLPLPEGRDGILAALAADEMIAPGKGGKWNIANLGAVLFAKRLADFRPLRRKAMRVVLYKGESRVETVREQEGTKGYAAGFEGLIGFVTNLLPSNEVIGQALRKEVPMFPELAIRELVANAIIHQDFHLTGTAPMVEIFSNRMEISNPGLPLVKTDRFLDSPPKSRNECLASFMRRIGVCEERGSGVDKVVFQTEFYQLPAPLFEITDEHTRAVLFAHREFRDMHKEDRIRASYLHACLRYVQRDFMTNTTLRERFGVEEKNSSMVSRIIKDTIGAGLIRCHDESVGSKARKYLPWWA, from the coding sequence ATGACTATAGAACGTGCCTCAGAATATCTGCAAAGTCTGCTCAGCGAACTACTTAAACTACCTGCTGAAACCGAATGGGTAGAATTTAAGCACAATAACGACAACCCTGACGAGATCGGCGAATACCTGTCTGCCCTGGCCAATGCTGCTGCTCTTACGGGTAAGGTACATGCCTATCTGCTCTGGGGGGTGAACAATGAGACTCATGAGATTATCGGCACATGCTTTGACCCTGCCAAGACCAAGGTCGGCAACGAAGAGCTGGAAAGCTGGCTACTGCGGCTACTGAGCCCCAAGATCAATTTCCGCTTTTATCCCATCCAGGCTGCTGGCAAACCGGTTGTGCTGCTGGAGATCGGCGCTGCCTTCCGCCACCCGGTGCAGTTCAAGAACACTGAATTTATCCGGGTCGGCTCGTACAAGAAGAAGCTCAAGGACTTCCCCGAGAAGGAGCGCGATCTGTGGCGGGTATTCGACCGAATTCCGTTTGAGAGGGAAATCGCTGCGGAGAACGTAACCATTGATGAGGTTCTGAAGTTGCTTGATTATCCGGCTTATTTCGACTTGCTCTCACTGCCACTGCCTGAGGGCCGTGATGGCATTCTGGCCGCTTTGGCCGCCGATGAGATGATTGCACCGGGCAAGGGTGGTAAATGGAACATCGCCAATCTGGGAGCGGTGCTTTTTGCCAAGCGGCTTGCCGATTTCCGTCCCCTACGGCGTAAGGCGATGCGGGTTGTTTTATATAAAGGAGAAAGCCGCGTTGAAACGGTGCGTGAGCAGGAGGGTACAAAGGGGTACGCAGCAGGTTTTGAGGGACTGATCGGTTTTGTCACTAATCTGCTTCCCAGCAATGAGGTGATCGGCCAGGCCTTGCGCAAGGAAGTGCCGATGTTTCCAGAACTCGCCATCCGCGAGCTAGTTGCCAACGCCATTATTCACCAGGATTTTCACCTCACGGGCACCGCGCCGATGGTGGAGATCTTCTCCAATCGCATGGAAATCTCCAACCCCGGCTTACCACTGGTGAAGACCGACCGTTTTTTGGATAGCCCGCCAAAATCACGTAATGAATGCTTGGCTTCATTCATGCGCCGCATCGGCGTCTGCGAAGAGCGTGGGAGCGGTGTGGATAAAGTAGTATTTCAGACAGAGTTTTATCAACTCCCAGCTCCGCTGTTTGAAATAACCGATGAACATACACGCGCCGTCCTTTTTGCTCACCGGGAGTTCAGAGACATGCACAAGGAAGACCGTATCCGGGCGTCCTACCTGCATGCCTGCCTGCGATATGTACAGCGTGATTTTATGACCAATACCACCCTACGGGAGCGCTTCGGGGTTGAAGAAAAGAACAGCTCAATGGTCTCACGAATTATCAAGGATACTATTGGGGCTGGTCTGATCCGCTGCCATGATGAAAGTGTTGGTAGTAAAGCCAGAAAATATCTGCCGTGGTGGGCGTGA